One Ornithodoros turicata isolate Travis unplaced genomic scaffold, ASM3712646v1 Chromosome53, whole genome shotgun sequence genomic region harbors:
- the LOC135374330 gene encoding zinc finger protein 883-like isoform X2: MQLSLEFSGQIVKVKSEPPDFACLPEEGQVQQQQCSKPSPGGDADDARGNTDTLHIKDKPRGTCDQEYSSCASSGAQFSTTTVELQPDGTALFTMNDQPAERHRDQSKPRALACMSNASLQCHMFAECHNESEKCSTPPPTDIQMGEKGSGCNIYPSAFSWSRSDDNHVAKHTEKRPYKCDVCPAEFSQGGHQRQHKRAHTGEKPYKCDVCPAEFSQGGHLRRHKRAHTGEKPYKCDICPAEFSQGGHLRRHKRAHTGEKPYKCDVCPAEFSQGGHLRQHKRAHTGEKPHKCDVCPAEFSQGANLRQHKRAHTGEKPYKCDVCSAEFSWGGNLRQHKRAHTGEKPYKCDVCPAEFSHSGNLRRHKRAHTGEKPYKCDVCPAEFSQGGHLRQHKRAHTEEKPYKCDVCPAEFSWGVHLRQQKRTHTEEKPYKCDVCPAEFSWGGNLRRHKRAHTGEKPYKCHLCHAEFSRSGPLQQHKRTHTAEQP, encoded by the coding sequence ACGCAAGAGGGAACACTGATACGCTCCATATTAAGGACAAGCCTAGAGGCACTTGTGATCAAGAATACTCTAGTTGCGCTTCTTCAGGTGCACAGTTCAGCACAACAACAGTTGAACTGCAGCCCGACGGCACTGCACTATTCACTATGAATGACCAACCCGCTGAGCGACATCGAGACCAGAGCAAGCCACGTGCACTCGCATGCATGTCGAATGCCAGCCTCCAATGCCACATGTTTGCAGAGTGTCACAATGAGTCTGAAAAGTGTTCCACTCCTCCTCCGACGGATATACAGATGGGAGAGAAGGGTTCTGGGTGCAACATCTATCCCTCTGCATTCTCGTGGTCACGAAGTGACGACAACCATGTGGCGAAGCATACTGAGaagaggccatacaagtgcgatgtctgccctgcggagttcagtcagggCGGGCACCAACGGCAGCACAAGCGAGcccacacgggcgagaagccatacaagtgcgatgtctgccctgcggagttcagtcagggCGGGCACCTACGGCggcacaagcgagcacacacgggagagaagccatacaagtgcgatatctgccctgcggagttcagtcagggCGGGCACCTACGGCggcacaagcgagcacacacgggagagaagccatacaagtgcgatgtctgccctgcagagttcagtcagggcgggcacctacggcagcacaagcgagcacacacgggagaaaagccacacaagtgcgatgtctgccctgcggaatTCAGTCAGGGCGCGAAcctacggcagcacaagcgagcacacacgggagagaagccatacaagtgcgatgtctgctctGCGGAGTTCAGTTGGGGCGGAAAcctacggcagcacaagcgagcacacacgggagagaagccatacaagtgcgatgtctgccctgcggagttcagtcatAGCGGGAACCTACGGCggcacaagcgagcacacacgggagagaagccatacaagtgcgatgtctgccctgcggagttcagtcagggcgggcacctacggcagcacaagcgagcacacactgaagagaagccatacaagtgtgatgtctgccctgcggagttcagttgGGGCGTGCACCTACGGCAGCAGAAGCGAACACACACtgaagagaagccatacaagtgtgatgtctgccctgcggagttcagttgGGGCGGAAACCTACGGCGGCATAAGAGagcacacacgggcgagaagccatacaagtgccacCTCTGCCACGCAGAGTTCAGCCGCAGCGGGcccctacagcagcacaagcggacacacacggctGAGCAGCCATAA
- the LOC135374330 gene encoding zinc finger protein 883-like isoform X1 → MQLSLEFSGQIVKVKSEPPDFACLPEEGQVQQQQCSKPSPGGDADGVTSGTCHIKEERREESSNEHPIIEVKTEPYNVAIITELDQMTRICDSIPEDARGNTDTLHIKDKPRGTCDQEYSSCASSGAQFSTTTVELQPDGTALFTMNDQPAERHRDQSKPRALACMSNASLQCHMFAECHNESEKCSTPPPTDIQMGEKGSGCNIYPSAFSWSRSDDNHVAKHTEKRPYKCDVCPAEFSQGGHQRQHKRAHTGEKPYKCDVCPAEFSQGGHLRRHKRAHTGEKPYKCDICPAEFSQGGHLRRHKRAHTGEKPYKCDVCPAEFSQGGHLRQHKRAHTGEKPHKCDVCPAEFSQGANLRQHKRAHTGEKPYKCDVCSAEFSWGGNLRQHKRAHTGEKPYKCDVCPAEFSHSGNLRRHKRAHTGEKPYKCDVCPAEFSQGGHLRQHKRAHTEEKPYKCDVCPAEFSWGVHLRQQKRTHTEEKPYKCDVCPAEFSWGGNLRRHKRAHTGEKPYKCHLCHAEFSRSGPLQQHKRTHTAEQP, encoded by the exons GAGTGACATCTGGTACGTGTCACATTAAAGAAGAACGTCGAGAGGAATCTTCCAATGAACATCCAATCATAGAAGTGAAGACAGAGCCTTACAATGTTGCAATCATAACAGAGCTGGACCAGATGACACGCATCTGTGATTCAATACCTGAAG ACGCAAGAGGGAACACTGATACGCTCCATATTAAGGACAAGCCTAGAGGCACTTGTGATCAAGAATACTCTAGTTGCGCTTCTTCAGGTGCACAGTTCAGCACAACAACAGTTGAACTGCAGCCCGACGGCACTGCACTATTCACTATGAATGACCAACCCGCTGAGCGACATCGAGACCAGAGCAAGCCACGTGCACTCGCATGCATGTCGAATGCCAGCCTCCAATGCCACATGTTTGCAGAGTGTCACAATGAGTCTGAAAAGTGTTCCACTCCTCCTCCGACGGATATACAGATGGGAGAGAAGGGTTCTGGGTGCAACATCTATCCCTCTGCATTCTCGTGGTCACGAAGTGACGACAACCATGTGGCGAAGCATACTGAGaagaggccatacaagtgcgatgtctgccctgcggagttcagtcagggCGGGCACCAACGGCAGCACAAGCGAGcccacacgggcgagaagccatacaagtgcgatgtctgccctgcggagttcagtcagggCGGGCACCTACGGCggcacaagcgagcacacacgggagagaagccatacaagtgcgatatctgccctgcggagttcagtcagggCGGGCACCTACGGCggcacaagcgagcacacacgggagagaagccatacaagtgcgatgtctgccctgcagagttcagtcagggcgggcacctacggcagcacaagcgagcacacacgggagaaaagccacacaagtgcgatgtctgccctgcggaatTCAGTCAGGGCGCGAAcctacggcagcacaagcgagcacacacgggagagaagccatacaagtgcgatgtctgctctGCGGAGTTCAGTTGGGGCGGAAAcctacggcagcacaagcgagcacacacgggagagaagccatacaagtgcgatgtctgccctgcggagttcagtcatAGCGGGAACCTACGGCggcacaagcgagcacacacgggagagaagccatacaagtgcgatgtctgccctgcggagttcagtcagggcgggcacctacggcagcacaagcgagcacacactgaagagaagccatacaagtgtgatgtctgccctgcggagttcagttgGGGCGTGCACCTACGGCAGCAGAAGCGAACACACACtgaagagaagccatacaagtgtgatgtctgccctgcggagttcagttgGGGCGGAAACCTACGGCGGCATAAGAGagcacacacgggcgagaagccatacaagtgccacCTCTGCCACGCAGAGTTCAGCCGCAGCGGGcccctacagcagcacaagcggacacacacggctGAGCAGCCATAA